Proteins encoded in a region of the Halosimplex halophilum genome:
- a CDS encoding PGF-CTERM sorting domain-containing protein codes for MSRAHTRAVTVAFAVFVASASFVGGVGAGSDDTVTLTVTVVDEGGDPLSDAELSATWDGGGPVNRTTAGNGKAFVDVAEGADVTVRVDHPNYVRNHPYVVENASEGDVTIEVARAGRATVTVEGSEGPLGNAIVRMFHDGRPVLNERTAADGQYRTPEIERGNYTLVTFKEGYLRNRTTLTVDGEVGETMQVRQESVLVTFTVRDDHFDPPRAVTDANVTVPGVADVTTQGTGTVSVSVPVNDAYEVTVTKPGYESVTERLRVQESETSLNATIQRTPAISLRADNDRVVVGESVRVTVTDEYGNPVPNASVSRAGTTVGETDDTGVLGVPVESAGNVTISAEADGREAAITVEGVQPGGASTPTATDSPTATDTATGTSSGLGPGVGVAGTVVALLVAGLLAGRRGE; via the coding sequence ATGTCACGGGCACACACGCGCGCGGTCACGGTCGCGTTCGCGGTGTTCGTCGCCAGCGCGTCGTTCGTCGGGGGCGTCGGCGCGGGGTCGGACGACACCGTCACGCTCACCGTCACCGTCGTCGACGAGGGGGGGGACCCGCTCTCCGACGCGGAGCTGTCGGCCACCTGGGACGGCGGGGGGCCGGTCAACCGCACCACCGCCGGCAACGGCAAGGCGTTCGTCGACGTGGCCGAGGGGGCCGACGTGACCGTCCGCGTCGACCACCCGAACTACGTCCGCAACCACCCCTACGTCGTCGAGAACGCCAGCGAGGGGGACGTGACCATCGAGGTCGCCCGGGCCGGCCGGGCGACGGTCACCGTCGAGGGCAGCGAGGGGCCGCTCGGCAACGCGATCGTCCGCATGTTCCACGACGGCCGGCCGGTGCTCAACGAGCGGACGGCCGCCGACGGCCAGTACAGGACCCCCGAGATCGAGCGGGGCAACTACACGCTCGTCACGTTCAAGGAGGGGTACCTGCGCAACCGGACGACGCTGACCGTCGACGGGGAGGTCGGCGAGACCATGCAGGTCCGCCAGGAGTCGGTGCTGGTCACCTTCACCGTCCGCGACGACCACTTCGACCCGCCGCGGGCGGTGACGGACGCGAACGTCACCGTCCCGGGCGTCGCCGACGTGACGACCCAGGGGACCGGTACCGTCAGCGTGAGCGTCCCCGTCAACGACGCCTACGAGGTGACGGTCACGAAGCCGGGCTACGAGTCGGTCACCGAACGCCTCCGGGTCCAGGAGTCGGAGACCTCGCTGAACGCGACCATCCAGCGGACGCCGGCCATCAGCCTCCGCGCCGACAACGACCGTGTCGTCGTCGGCGAGTCGGTCCGGGTGACCGTCACCGACGAGTACGGCAACCCGGTCCCCAACGCGTCGGTCAGCCGGGCGGGCACGACGGTCGGCGAGACCGACGACACCGGGGTCCTGGGCGTCCCCGTCGAGAGCGCGGGCAACGTCACCATCTCGGCCGAGGCCGACGGGCGCGAGGCCGCGATCACGGTCGAGGGCGTCCAGCCCGGCGGCGCGTCCACGCCGACCGCGACCGACTCGCCGACGGCCACCGACACCGCGACCGGCACGTCGAGCGGACTCGGTCCGGGGGTCGGGGTCGCCGGCACGGTGGTCGCGCTCCTGGTCGCCGGCTTGCTCGCCGGCCGCCGCGGCGAGTGA
- a CDS encoding MFS transporter yields MAAESPSVRSTVRQFLSLERDVLVLSVAMFAFSLGFQMTGRYLSEYLVVLGASPFVVGLYGSFGNIISAVYPYAGGVFSDRVGSRYALTLFGLLSTLGFLVWLVAPLVGPIGLGALVLEPWVWIFVGLVLAQAWKSFGLGATFAIVKQSVPDDRLARGFASTETFRRTAFLVGPLLAAGLLFVFSGGAAGEEILPGFLYVLGVAVVFGVVATAVQHVSYEADADSFGTEFAGIDQIRSDLADLPEPLRPLLVADTLVRFANGMVYGFFILVITRIWELDATVFGFYLNPAVFFGVLLGVEMVVALASMAPAAVVAERVGLKPVVALGFAVYAVFPVLLIFAPADPLVVTLLFAFSGLRFAGLPSHKALIVGPAERDAGGRVTGAYYLLRNTIVVPSAALGGYLYDSDWTVALPAGPLDAVTAGPELAFSVATVVGVVGVAYFLAFGEEFAAYA; encoded by the coding sequence ATGGCCGCGGAGTCGCCGAGCGTCCGGTCGACGGTCCGGCAGTTCCTCTCGCTGGAGCGGGACGTGCTCGTCCTCTCGGTCGCGATGTTCGCGTTCAGCCTCGGCTTCCAGATGACCGGCCGCTACCTCTCGGAGTACCTGGTCGTCCTCGGCGCCTCTCCCTTCGTCGTCGGCCTCTACGGCTCGTTCGGCAACATCATCAGCGCGGTCTACCCCTACGCCGGCGGCGTCTTCTCCGACCGGGTGGGCTCGCGGTACGCCCTGACCCTCTTCGGCCTGCTGTCGACGCTCGGGTTCCTCGTCTGGCTGGTCGCGCCGCTCGTCGGCCCTATCGGTCTGGGCGCCCTCGTCCTCGAACCGTGGGTCTGGATCTTCGTCGGCCTCGTGCTCGCCCAGGCCTGGAAGTCGTTCGGACTGGGGGCGACGTTCGCCATCGTCAAGCAGAGCGTCCCCGACGACCGGCTGGCCCGCGGGTTCGCCAGCACCGAGACGTTCCGCCGGACGGCCTTCCTCGTCGGCCCGCTGCTGGCCGCCGGACTCCTCTTCGTCTTCTCCGGCGGCGCCGCCGGTGAGGAGATCCTGCCGGGGTTCCTGTACGTGCTCGGCGTCGCCGTCGTCTTCGGCGTCGTCGCCACCGCGGTCCAGCACGTCAGCTACGAGGCCGACGCCGACTCGTTCGGCACGGAGTTCGCGGGGATCGACCAGATCCGCTCGGACCTGGCCGACCTGCCCGAGCCCCTCCGGCCGCTGCTGGTCGCGGACACGCTGGTCCGGTTCGCCAACGGCATGGTCTACGGCTTCTTCATCCTCGTGATCACCCGCATCTGGGAGCTCGACGCGACCGTCTTCGGGTTCTACCTCAACCCGGCCGTCTTCTTCGGCGTCCTGCTGGGCGTCGAGATGGTCGTCGCGCTGGCCTCGATGGCGCCGGCGGCGGTCGTCGCCGAGCGGGTCGGCCTCAAGCCCGTCGTCGCCCTCGGCTTCGCCGTCTACGCGGTCTTCCCGGTCCTGCTGATCTTCGCGCCGGCGGACCCGCTCGTGGTGACGCTGCTGTTCGCGTTCTCCGGGCTGCGCTTCGCCGGCCTCCCCTCCCACAAGGCGCTCATCGTCGGCCCCGCCGAGCGCGACGCCGGCGGTCGCGTCACAGGGGCGTACTACCTCCTGCGGAACACGATCGTCGTCCCCAGCGCCGCCCTGGGCGGCTACCTCTACGACAGCGACTGGACGGTCGCGCTGCCCGCCGGCCCGCTCGACGCCGTGACCGCCGGCCCGGAACTCGCCTTTTCCGTCGCGACCGTCGTCGGCGTCGTCGGCGTCGCGTACTTCCTCGCTTTCGGCGAGGAGTTCGCCGCCTACGCCTGA
- the uvrA gene encoding excinuclease ABC subunit UvrA, producing MSKDVIEVRGAEEHNLKDVDVTIPREQLTVVTGLSGSGKSSLAFDTVYAEGQRRYIESLSAYARNFLGQMDKPKVENVEGLSPAISIDQKNAANNPRSTVGTVTELHDYLRLLYARVGTPHCPECGREVGEQSAQHMVDRVLELPEGTRAKVLAPVVRDQKGAFEDLFDELVAEGYARVEVDGEQHDLSLDRPDLDENYDHTIDVVVDRVKVGPEARSRITDSVETALEEGDGVLKVVVPDPPADVELGGAEARSVGDLGADDASDGDDGDGEDDAAEDRLVVEFSEDLACTHCNVDISEIETRSFSFNSPYGACPECEGLGETKEVSEDLVVQDPSKPLKHVFEPWSYDRTYYSRQLDNVAEHFGVSLDTPFEDLDPEIRRQFLYGTDSRVHFEWRTKNGTREKTERFEGVIPNLERRHVETDSDRAREHIEEYMATTTCPECEGTRLKAESRAVLVDGTAITEVNRLSIGDALEHFEDLERNLGPRDTKIAEEILKEIRARLGFMCEVGLDYLTLDREAATLSGGESQRIRLATQIGSGLVGVLYVLDEPSIGLHQRDNDRLLNTLEELRDLGNTLLVVEHDTETMRRADNIIDMGPGPGKRGGEIVVNGDYEAVLDCEESTTGDYLSGEEAIPVPDERRDPDGHLTIEGARQHNLKDLDVDLPVGCFTAITGVSGSGKSTLMHDVLYKALAREMHGNSDVNPGEHNGLSGLDNVETVRLIDQSPIGRTPRSNPATYTNVFDHIRELFAETDLANQRGYQKGRFSFNVKGGRCEECGGQGTVTIEMNFLSDVQVPCEECGGARYNRETLDVTYKDATIADVLDMSIDEAYDFFEGHSQIRRRLKLLKDVGLGYMQLGQPSTTLSGGEAQRVKLAEELGKKDSGETLYLLDEPTTGLHPHDERKLIDVLHRLTDDGNTVVVIEHELDLVKNADHIVDLGPEGGEAGGQLVAEGTPEAVARTEGSYTGKYLRDLLPDVDLEGPRGDRVVTADADGEAETAPRADDD from the coding sequence ATGAGCAAAGACGTCATCGAGGTCCGAGGGGCAGAGGAACACAACCTCAAGGACGTCGACGTTACGATCCCGCGGGAGCAGTTGACGGTCGTCACGGGGCTGTCGGGGTCGGGGAAGTCCTCGCTGGCGTTCGACACCGTCTACGCCGAGGGCCAGCGCCGCTACATCGAGTCGCTGTCGGCCTACGCCCGGAACTTCCTCGGGCAGATGGACAAGCCGAAGGTCGAGAACGTCGAGGGGCTGTCGCCGGCGATCTCCATCGACCAGAAGAACGCCGCGAACAACCCACGCTCGACGGTCGGGACCGTGACGGAACTCCACGACTACCTCCGCCTGCTGTACGCCCGCGTCGGCACGCCACACTGTCCGGAGTGCGGCCGCGAGGTCGGCGAACAGTCCGCCCAGCACATGGTCGACCGCGTGCTCGAACTCCCCGAGGGCACCCGCGCGAAGGTCCTCGCGCCGGTCGTCCGCGACCAGAAGGGCGCCTTCGAGGATCTCTTCGACGAGCTCGTCGCCGAGGGGTACGCCCGCGTCGAGGTCGACGGCGAACAGCACGACCTCTCGCTGGACCGGCCGGATCTGGACGAGAACTACGACCACACCATCGACGTGGTGGTCGACCGCGTGAAGGTCGGTCCCGAGGCCCGTTCCCGAATTACGGACTCCGTCGAGACCGCCCTGGAGGAGGGCGACGGCGTCCTGAAGGTCGTCGTCCCCGACCCGCCCGCGGACGTGGAACTGGGCGGCGCGGAGGCCCGCTCGGTCGGGGATCTCGGCGCCGACGACGCGAGCGACGGTGACGACGGCGACGGCGAGGACGATGCGGCCGAGGACCGCCTCGTCGTCGAGTTCTCCGAGGACCTGGCGTGTACGCACTGCAACGTCGACATCAGCGAGATCGAGACCCGGTCGTTCTCGTTCAACAGTCCCTACGGCGCCTGCCCGGAGTGCGAGGGCCTCGGCGAGACCAAGGAGGTCTCAGAGGACCTCGTCGTTCAGGACCCCTCGAAGCCGCTGAAACACGTCTTCGAGCCCTGGAGCTACGACCGCACGTACTACTCCCGGCAGCTGGACAACGTCGCCGAGCACTTCGGCGTCTCCCTCGATACGCCGTTCGAGGACCTCGACCCCGAGATCCGGCGGCAGTTCCTCTACGGCACGGATAGTCGAGTGCACTTCGAGTGGCGCACCAAGAACGGCACCCGCGAGAAGACCGAGCGCTTCGAGGGCGTCATCCCGAATCTGGAGCGTCGGCACGTCGAGACCGACTCCGACCGCGCCCGCGAGCACATCGAGGAGTACATGGCGACGACCACCTGTCCCGAGTGCGAGGGCACCCGCCTCAAGGCCGAGTCCCGCGCGGTGCTCGTCGACGGGACCGCCATCACCGAGGTCAACCGGCTCTCCATCGGCGACGCGCTGGAGCACTTCGAGGACCTGGAGCGCAACCTCGGCCCGCGCGACACCAAGATCGCCGAGGAGATCCTCAAAGAGATCCGCGCACGGCTCGGGTTCATGTGCGAGGTCGGGCTCGACTACCTGACCCTCGACCGGGAGGCCGCGACGCTCTCCGGCGGCGAGAGCCAGCGCATCCGCCTGGCGACACAGATCGGGAGCGGCCTCGTCGGCGTCCTCTACGTCCTCGACGAGCCCTCCATCGGGCTCCACCAGCGCGACAACGACCGCCTGCTGAACACCCTCGAAGAGCTGCGGGACCTCGGGAACACCCTCCTCGTCGTCGAGCACGACACCGAGACGATGCGCCGGGCGGACAACATCATCGACATGGGGCCCGGCCCCGGCAAGCGCGGCGGCGAGATCGTCGTCAACGGCGACTACGAGGCGGTGCTCGACTGCGAGGAGTCCACCACGGGCGACTACCTCTCCGGCGAGGAGGCCATCCCCGTGCCCGACGAACGGCGCGACCCCGACGGCCACCTCACGATCGAGGGCGCCCGCCAGCACAACCTCAAGGACCTCGACGTGGACCTGCCCGTCGGCTGTTTCACGGCCATCACGGGCGTCTCCGGGTCGGGCAAGTCGACGCTGATGCACGACGTGCTCTACAAGGCGCTGGCCCGCGAGATGCACGGCAACTCCGACGTGAACCCCGGCGAGCACAACGGCCTGTCGGGGCTGGACAACGTCGAGACCGTCCGGCTGATCGATCAGTCGCCCATCGGTCGGACGCCCCGCTCGAACCCCGCGACCTACACGAACGTCTTCGACCACATCCGCGAGCTGTTCGCCGAGACGGACCTGGCCAACCAGCGCGGCTACCAGAAGGGTCGGTTCTCGTTCAACGTCAAGGGCGGCCGCTGCGAGGAGTGCGGCGGCCAGGGCACCGTCACCATCGAGATGAACTTCCTCTCGGACGTGCAGGTCCCCTGCGAGGAGTGCGGCGGCGCCCGCTACAACCGCGAGACGCTGGACGTGACCTACAAGGACGCCACCATCGCGGACGTGCTCGACATGAGCATCGACGAGGCCTACGACTTCTTCGAGGGCCACAGCCAGATACGGCGGCGCCTCAAACTGCTGAAGGACGTGGGCCTGGGCTACATGCAGCTCGGCCAGCCGTCGACGACCCTGTCCGGCGGCGAGGCCCAGCGCGTCAAGCTCGCCGAGGAGCTCGGGAAGAAAGACTCCGGCGAGACGCTGTACCTGCTCGACGAGCCGACGACGGGGCTGCACCCCCACGACGAGCGCAAGCTCATCGACGTGCTCCACCGGCTCACCGACGACGGCAACACGGTGGTCGTCATCGAGCACGAACTCGACCTCGTCAAGAACGCCGACCACATCGTCGATCTGGGCCCCGAGGGCGGCGAAGCGGGCGGTCAGCTCGTCGCCGAAGGCACCCCCGAAGCGGTGGCTCGGACCGAGGGCTCCTACACCGGGAAGTACCTTCGTGACCTGCTGCCCGACGTGGATCTGGAGGGTCCCCGTGGCGACCGCGTCGTCACCGCCGACGCCGACGGCGAGGCGGAGACGGCGCCGCGGGCCGACGACGACTAG
- a CDS encoding LURP-one-related/scramblase family protein, which translates to MAGTYDIAGIELGDDSYTVEQSLIRNKYKATDAAGNVVLRGKQKLMKMKEEFPFTDGDGNDVFTVKAGGIMDVAGNYALIDAETDEEVVVLDNDFSIFQDTWTVRDADTGEQLAQIDSRGALYTVARHYLPLGAFIPHKYEITDADGDHVGTIQGHVSLRDRYDITIDDATGVPREPIVAAAMVIDAIQNH; encoded by the coding sequence ATGGCTGGGACATACGACATCGCGGGGATCGAGCTGGGAGACGACAGCTACACGGTCGAACAGTCGCTGATCCGCAACAAGTACAAGGCGACCGACGCCGCCGGGAACGTGGTTCTGCGCGGCAAGCAGAAGCTGATGAAGATGAAAGAGGAGTTCCCGTTCACGGACGGGGACGGAAACGACGTGTTCACGGTCAAGGCCGGCGGGATCATGGACGTGGCCGGCAACTACGCCCTGATCGACGCCGAGACGGACGAGGAGGTCGTCGTCCTCGACAACGACTTCTCGATCTTCCAGGACACCTGGACGGTGCGGGACGCCGACACCGGCGAGCAGCTCGCCCAGATCGACTCGCGGGGCGCCCTCTACACGGTCGCGCGCCACTACCTCCCCTTGGGCGCGTTCATTCCCCACAAGTACGAGATCACCGACGCCGACGGCGACCACGTCGGCACGATCCAGGGCCACGTCTCCCTCCGGGACCGCTACGACATCACCATCGACGACGCCACCGGCGTACCGAGAGAGCCCATCGTCGCCGCGGCGATGGTCATCGACGCGATCCAGAACCACTGA
- a CDS encoding sugar kinase, producing the protein MTELVTFGETSLRLSPAGDERLETAEDVRMRVSGTESNVAVAASAMGADATWLSKLPDSPLGRRVERTLHAHGVDTEIAWADGARQGLQFAEQGPAPRTERLVQDREGVAAASVTPGELPMDRVQRADATFVAGSTLSLSGDIVETAEAVLRAAGSGLVAMDLDFQPGLWSVEAARETLEGVFDAVDVLIANEDQARAVFDRTDEPRKFAHAIASKRDFDTVVVTRSERGALVCSDGVIHEQDGVEVDAVDPAGQHEAFTGAFLERVLSGAGASEALTYGVASATLARTIPGAMTTATRAEVESLAADLDDGR; encoded by the coding sequence ATGACAGAGCTGGTGACGTTCGGCGAGACCTCGCTGCGGCTGTCGCCGGCGGGCGACGAACGGCTGGAGACGGCCGAGGACGTGCGGATGCGGGTATCGGGCACGGAGAGCAACGTCGCGGTGGCGGCCAGCGCGATGGGGGCCGACGCGACGTGGCTGTCGAAGCTGCCGGACTCGCCGCTGGGCCGGCGCGTCGAGCGGACGCTGCACGCCCACGGCGTCGACACGGAGATCGCGTGGGCCGACGGGGCCCGGCAGGGGCTCCAGTTCGCCGAACAGGGGCCGGCGCCGCGGACCGAACGGCTGGTCCAGGACCGCGAGGGGGTCGCCGCGGCGTCGGTGACGCCCGGCGAGTTGCCGATGGACCGGGTCCAGCGGGCCGACGCCACGTTCGTCGCCGGGAGCACGCTGTCGCTGTCGGGCGACATCGTCGAGACCGCCGAGGCGGTCCTGCGGGCGGCGGGCAGCGGGCTGGTCGCGATGGACCTCGACTTCCAGCCCGGCCTCTGGTCGGTCGAAGCGGCCCGCGAGACGCTGGAGGGCGTGTTCGACGCCGTCGACGTGCTGATCGCGAACGAGGACCAGGCCCGGGCGGTCTTCGACCGGACCGACGAACCCCGGAAGTTCGCCCACGCCATCGCCTCGAAGCGGGACTTCGACACGGTCGTCGTCACGCGCAGCGAGCGTGGCGCGCTGGTCTGCAGCGACGGCGTGATCCACGAGCAGGACGGGGTCGAGGTCGACGCGGTCGACCCGGCCGGCCAGCACGAGGCCTTCACCGGCGCCTTCCTCGAACGGGTCCTCTCGGGGGCGGGTGCGAGCGAGGCGCTGACCTACGGCGTCGCGAGCGCGACGCTGGCCCGGACGATCCCCGGAGCGATGACGACCGCGACCCGCGCGGAGGTCGAGTCGCTGGCCGCGGATCTCGACGACGGCCGCTGA